The Salvelinus namaycush isolate Seneca chromosome 26, SaNama_1.0, whole genome shotgun sequence genomic sequence CTGACAACTGAGTCCCTGACAACTGAGTCCCTGACAACTGAAAGTAAACCAGACAGTATAAAACAACAAACAATTTTGTTTTGATTAGTGTATAAGGGCTTTTTTTTTTGGTCTCAGAGGAATAAGAGTAAACTTGATTCAGAGTTCTGGTCACCTCAAACCGTCCTAAGCTCAAGACATCTCCCTTTCCATGAAGGGAAGAAGGAGTTAAAGAATTTGCCCATTCTCCTGGTATATTTAAACAAACATTTGAAACAATCCCTTATATTCTAACATAAGAATCCCACAAATACCAACCCCCCGCCGCCCCTTTCTCACACGTAGTCTCTCCTGTTGTAGGAGCTGGGGGCTGCAGACCGTGGAGTTGCAGAATACACCATCCGGCTCTGGGGTGGGATTGAGTACCTCGTAATGGGTTTGTCCTCCTGGGGAGGGCAGCTGCAGCAGAGGATAGCCCCCCCCACCAGCAGCAGCGCGGCTGCGGCCCAGCCCAGGTACAGCGCCGCCCCGATCTCCATCTTCTGTGCTGAGGGGATGATGGGGTTGTAGAACTGCTGGATGATGGTGTGAGCCGACCAGGACACAGGCACCATCTGGGTCAGCGAAGCCAGGATAAAGGCCACTCCGGCAGACACCATCACCTTGGCCTTCACCCCCTCCTCCTCGATGCAGTTGGTGCACTTAGCCCCAATGGTAGCCACGAGGAGAGCTATGACCCCCAGGATGATGGTGACCACGGTGAGAGCCCTGGCGGCCTGCAGGTCCTGGGGCAAGGCCAGCATGGAGTCATAGACCTTACACTGCATCTGTCCCGTGCTCTGGAACACACAGCTCATCCATAACCCTTCCCAGTAGACCTGGGCTGTGATGATGTTGGCTCCGATGAAAGCTGTGACCCTCCACATGGGCAGAGCACAGCTCACTATGCTCAGTATCCAGCCCAGCACTGACAGGATCACACCCACTAGCTCCAGAGCAAACGACGCCATCGCACCACACTACTGGCTTAGTCCCACTGAGGATTAGGGTGGcactcctctttctctcacttgCCTTTGTTCTCAGTCACTCACTCCACAGACGTCTTGATCACTTTCCTTACTCTTCTCTCAGACCCTCACTTTTCAGCTGTGACTCTTTCACTCCTTTCTCAGTCTCtttattttgctctttatttCACTATCTCAGactctcactccctcactcattatttccttctttttcttggtCTTATGTATCTCCAACTTCTTCCttttatatctccctcactcGTCTTGGTTGTAACTATTTCTCACATTCTTTCACCCCTCACacactctcttcttctctcctgccTTCagttcttttctctccttctcttcttctctcctcttacTCTCTCCTTCTTTTCTCCTTCAGTCCTGTAGCAGATCACCTCTCCCTTGTCTACGTATCCAGGAATCGAAGCTTCTCACAGTgcgttctctgtgtgtgtatctctgtgtgcatTTTCTTAGGTACAGATATCCCGTTTTCTCTGCCGTTGAGATGTTGTTCACTCttatctttatatattttattgCAGCATGGTCAGACCCAttgaagccatgacatcatacGCCAGGGCCAGCCAATCAGGTGTGGACTCGACACCGGCCATGTTTACagcgagggtgtgtgtgtgtgtgtgtgtgcgtgtg encodes the following:
- the LOC120021901 gene encoding claudin-4-like, encoding MASFALELVGVILSVLGWILSIVSCALPMWRVTAFIGANIITAQVYWEGLWMSCVFQSTGQMQCKVYDSMLALPQDLQAARALTVVTIILGVIALLVATIGAKCTNCIEEEGVKAKVMVSAGVAFILASLTQMVPVSWSAHTIIQQFYNPIIPSAQKMEIGAALYLGWAAAALLLVGGAILCCSCPPQEDKPITRYSIPPQSRMVYSATPRSAAPSSYNRRDYV